Proteins encoded in a region of the Anopheles ziemanni chromosome 2, idAnoZiCoDA_A2_x.2, whole genome shotgun sequence genome:
- the LOC131282987 gene encoding proton-coupled amino acid transporter-like protein CG1139, which translates to MTADKGHTNTAFVGDEGINGKKPPQPKTIDPNMYSLEIQEKKPGLEADYDPHLHRQVEHPTSNNETLIHLLKGSLGTGILAMPNAFHHAGWTVGVVGTLLIGMLCTYCIHLLIKAEFELCKRRRVPSLNYPAVTQAALLEGPEALKPLSKVIIHIVNVFLLIYQLGTCCVYVVFVSTNIKAIADYYTEVDTDVRLYMLIILLPLILINWVRNLKFLAPFSTIANFVTLVSFGIILYYIFREPISFAEREKVGTMSGFALFFGTVLFALEAIGVILPLENEMKTPKKFGGNFGVLNKAMILIVALYVGMGFFGYLNYGAAIKGSITLNLPEEEILAQCVKGMLAFAIYITHGLACYVAIDITWNDYLKKNLGDSPRSVFYEYIARTVLVLITFLLAVAIPNLELFISLFGALCLSALGIAFPALIQTCTYWHQRQGSAKLWMILKNSVIGLVAILGLLIGTSTSMIEIVHTFSDDN; encoded by the exons ATGACGGCGGACAAGGGCCACACCAACACGGCGTTCGTCGGCGACGAGGGAATCAATGG caAAAAGCCACCCCAGCCAAAGACGATCGACCCGAACATGTACAGCCTGGAGATCCAGGAGAAGAAACCCGGACTGGAGGCGGACTATGATCCGCATCTGCACCGACAAGTGGAGCACCCGACGAGCAACAACGAGACCCTGATTCACCTGCTGAAGGGATCGCTCGGTACCGGCATCCTGGCCATGCCGAACGCCTTCCATCACGCCGGCTGGACGGTGGGCGTCGTCGGCACGTTGCTGATCGGCATGCTCTGCACCTACTGCATCCACCTGCTGATCAAGGCCGAGTTCGAGCTGTGCAAGCGGAGGCGCGTACCAAGCCTCAACTATCCCGCCGTCACGCAGGCCGCCCTTCTGGAGGGACCGGAAGCACTGAAGCCACTGTCCAAGGTTATCAT CCACATCGTGAACGTTTTTCTGCTGATCTACCAGCTTGGCACGTGCTGCGTCTACGTCGTGTTCGTGTCCACTAACATTAAAGCCATCGCCGACTACTACACCGAAGTCGACACCGACGTGCGGCTGTACATGCTCATCATACTCTTGCCACTGATCTTGATTAATTGG GTGAGAAATCTGAAATTCTTGGCACCCTTCTCGACGATCGCTAATTTCGTCACGCTCGTCTCGTTCGGCATCATCCTGTACTACATCTTCCGCGAGCCGATCTCGTTCGCCGAGCGCGAGAAGGTTGGCACCATGAGCGGCTTTGCGCTCTTCTTCGGCACCGTACTGTTTGCGTTGGAGGCGATCGGTGTG ATCCTGCCGCTGGAAAACGAGATGAAGACGCCGAAAAAGTTCGGAGGAAACTTCGGCGTGCTGAACAAGGCCATGATACTGATCGTCGCGCTGTACGTCGGTATGGGATTCTTCGGATATCTGAACTATGGGGCGGCCATCAAGGGATCGATTACGCTGAACCTGCCCGAGGAGGAGAT TCTGGCGCAGTGCGTGAAGGGAATGCTGGCCTTTGCCATCTACATTACCCATGGGCTGGCGTGCTACGTAGCGATCGATATTACCTGGAACGACTATCTGAAGAAGAACCTCGGAGACTCTCCCCGGAGTGTGTTCTACGAGTACATTGCTCGGACCGTTCTCGTGTTGATCACAT TCCTGCTTGCCGTTGCCATTCCCAATCTGGAGCTGTTCATTTCCCTGTTCGGAGCTCTCTGCCTGTCCGCGCTTGGTATCGCCTTCCCGGCCCTCATCCAGACCTGCACCTACTGGCACCAGCGACAAGGCTCGGCCAAGCTGTGGATGATCCTGAAGAACAGCGTCATTGGTCTCGTAGCCATACTCGGGCTGTTGATCGGTACCTCGACCAGCATGATCGAAATCGTTCACACCTTCAGCGACGACAACTAG
- the LOC131282780 gene encoding nocturnin, translating to MYLVRMGSFTSAPQIKNVDYQDDKLEITEGMSVSDLVEYCRIARGDDRPQLVKRKFLKPIDRLNGSDLTDGFKMLKLDSISKTCSEPSLTATQLRVFQWNMLSQTLGMHNDGFVRCPVEALTWDCRRYQLIEEIVQNDPDIICLQEVDHFKFLQKILSAQGYEGVFFPKPDSPCLYINGNNGPDGCAVFYKKDRLEMVNHFTRILEVWRVQSNQVAIAAVLRTRDTNQELCVTTTHLKARKGALLSKLRNEQGKDLLYFIDGIAGNRPVILCGDFNAEPIEPIYSTVLNYKPLGLASAYADLLASEEEANAELSATYEPAYTTWKIREEGEVCHTIDYVFYSKDKVTVKNCLMFPSGEEIGVDRTPSFLYPSDHFSLLCDIELKPPTESIQTVATSSTQPPNHQL from the exons ATGTACCTGGTCAG AATGGGCTCATTCACTTCGGCCCCACAGATCAAGAACGTCGATTACCAGGATGACAAGCTGGAAATCACCGAAGGCATGTCGGTGTCGGATCTCGTCGAGTACTGCCGGATAGCGCGTGGGGACGACCGGCCGCAGCTGGTCAAGCGAAAGTTCCTCAAACCGATCGACCGGCTCAACGGCAGCGATCTTACCGATGGGTTCAAGATGCTCAAATTGGATTCCATTTCAAAAA CATGCAGCGAACCATCATTGACTGCTACACAGCTTCGAGTATTTCAATGGAACATGCTTTCACAAA CACTTGGCATGCATAACGATGGCTTCGTACGTTGCCCTGTGGAAGCACTAACTTGGGATTGCCGACGGTATCAACTGATCGAGGAAATTGTACAAAACGACCCTGACATCATCTGCCTTCAG GAGGTGGATCACTTTAAGTTTCTACAGAAGATCCTAAGTGCGCAGGGTTACGAAGGTGTTTTCTTTCCGAAACCCGACTCACCCTGTCTTTACATTAATGGTAACAATGGACCGGACGGCTGTGCCGTATTTTACAAGAAGGACCGCTTGGAGATGGTAAACCACTTCACGCGGATACTGGAGGTATGGCGTGTGCAAAGCAATCAGGTAGCGATCGCGGCCGTCCTGCGAACACGTGACACTAACCAGGAACTGTGTGTCACTACGACGCACTTGAAGGCGCGCAAGGGCGCTCTATTGTCGAAGCTGCGCAACGAGCAGGGCAAGGACTTGCTATACTTCATCGATGGCATTGCAGGCAACCGACCGGTGATACTGTGTGGCGATTTTAACGCGGAACCGATCGAACCGATCTACAGCACGGTACTGAACTACAAACCGCTCGGGTTGGCCAGTGCGTACGCGGACCTACTGGCCAGCGAAGAGGAGGCCAATG CGGAACTGTCGGCCACATACGAACCTGCCTACACAACGTGGAAAATTCGCGAGGAGGGAGAAGTTTGTCACACGATCGATTATGTATTTTATTCCAAGGATAAGGTCACG gtgaaaaattgtttaatgttCCCTTCTGGTGAAGAGATCGGTGTCGATAGGACGCCAAGCTTCCTGTATCCTTCCGATCACTTTTCGCTGTTGTGCGACATCGAGCTGAAACCTCCGACGGAAAGCATTCAAACGGTGGCCACCAGCAGTACACAACCACCGAACCATCAGTTATAA
- the LOC131281855 gene encoding proton-coupled amino acid transporter-like protein CG1139, with protein sequence MSNAGNESPTRKGNTTSVDMQIFASNGNTIVDESYDPHLHRNRPHPTTNFETLVHLLKGSLGTGILAMPQAFYNAGYISGLINTVLIGILCTYCLHVLVQAQYILCKRHRVPILTYPISMKIALEEGPPCLRPFARYAVVIVDGFMIVYQLGICCVYIVFVATNVKQLVDYYWLTLDVKIHCLILLVPLIGINMIRNLKVLAPFSTLANIITFVGIGLILAYILDDIPSISEREPFAEVGKFPLFFGTVLFALEAVGVIIALENNMATPKSFGGTCGVLNVGMVVIVVLYAGMGFLGYLKYGADSEGSLTLNLPQEEIMSQSIRILFAIAIFISYALQCYVPVDIIWNVYLVEKYRDSNNKLVYELLVRIVVVIVTFLLAVAIPRLGLFISLFGAFCLSALGIAFPAIMEICVLWPDKLGPGKFTLWKDIILILFGVVGLVAGTYTAVRDIIISFM encoded by the exons ATGAGCAACGCGGGCAACGAGAGCCCCACGCGGAAGGGTAACACCACCAGCGTGGACATGCAAATATTCGCCTCCAACGGGAACACGATCGTCGACGAGAGCTACGATCCCCATCTGCACCGCAACCGGCCGCATCCGACGAC CAACTTCGAAACGTTGGTCCACTTGCTGAAGGGTTCGCTGGGGACGGGCATCCTCGCGATGCCGCAAGCGTTCTACAACGCCGGCTACATCTCCGGACTCATCAACACGGTACTGATTGGCATCCTCTGTACGTACTGTCTGCACGTGCTCGTCCAAGCGCAATATATCCTATGCAAGCGACACCGCGTACCCATCCTGACGTACCCCATCTCGATGAAGATTGCGCTCGAGGAAGGCCCTCCGTGTCTGCGACCGTTTGCCCGTTACGCTGT TGTTATCGTCGATGGTTTCATGATAGTCTATCAGCTAGGCATCTGTTGCGTGTACATCGTGTTTGTAGCGACCAACGTCAAACAG CTAGTGGACTACTACTGGCTAACGCTGGATGTGAAAATCCATTGTCTCATTCTACTGGTGCCTCTAATAGGCATCAATATGATTCGCAACCTGAAAGTGCTCGCTCCGTTCTCGACGCTTGCTAACATCATCACATTCGTTG GTATTGGATTGATTCTGGCCTATATTCTCGACGACATTCCATCGATCTCGGAGCGCGAACCGTTTGCCGAGGTTGGCAAATTTCCACTGTTCTTTGGTACTGTCCTTTTCGCACTGGAAGCGGTCGGGGTG ATCATTGCCCTGGAGAACAACATGGCTACCCCGAAATCCTTCGGCGGTACCTGTGGCGTACTTAACGTTGGTATGGTTGTGATCGTCGTGCTGTACGCTGGCATGGGATTCCTGGGATATCTGAAATACGGTGCCGATTCGGAAGGCAGTTTGACTCTAAATCTACCACAGGAAGAAAT TATGTCTCAATCGATAAGAATTCTATTCGCTATAGCGATCTTCATCTCATATGCACTGCAGTGCTACGTGCCGGTGGACATCATTTGGAACGTGTATCTGGTCGAAAAATACCGCGACTCCAATAACAAGCTGGTCTACGAGTTACTGGTCCGGATCGTCGTAGTCATCGTAACCT TCCTCTTGGCTGTTGCTATTCCCCGGCTGGGTCTATTCATCTCGCTGTTCGGCGCCTTCTGCCTGTCCGCGCTCGGCATAGCCTTCCCGGCGATCATGGAAATCTGCGTACTCTGGCCGGATAAGCTTGGCCCGGGAAAATTTACGCTCTGGAAAGACATCATTCTGATTCTATTCGGTGTGGTTGGTTTGGTCGCTGGCACGTATACGGCTGTGCGCGATATTATTATAAGTTTTATGTAG